The DNA sequence GGCGAGCGGGGTGGAGAAGGTGCGGTATATCGGCATCGATACGCCCGAGGTGCATCACCCGACGCGCGGAGAGGAGCCGGGCGGGCGCGCGGCCACCGAGGTCAATCGACGGCTCGTCGGGAACCGGGCGGTGCGTCTCGAGCCGGACGTGCAGGCGCGCGACCGCTACGGCCGGCTGCTGGCCTACGTGTGGGTGACCGGGCCCGACGGCGCCGAGATCATGGTGAACGCGGAGCTGGTGCGGCTCGGGTACGCGGCGGTGCTCACGGTGCCGCCGAACGTGCGCCACGCCGAGCTGTTCCGCAAGCTCGCCGCCGAGGCGCGCGAGCAGCACCGCGGCCTCTGGGCGCCCTGAGCGGGTATACTGAGCGCTCCATGAAGATCGGCCCCGTCGAGCTCACCGCGCTGGCCCGGCTGGCCCCGATGGCCGGCATCACCAACGCCCCGTTCCGCCTGATCGCGCGCGAGTGCGGCAGCGCGCTCACCACGTCCGAGGAGATGGACGCGGCCGCGCTGCTCACCGGCCATCCGCACGCCGACGCCATCGCGGCCTACTATCCCGAGGAGCGGCCGCTCGCCATGCAGCTGCTCGGCAAGGATGCCGACCTGCTCGCCCGCGCGGCCGAGCGCTGCCAGACACTGGGCGCCGACATCGTGGACCTGAACATGGGCTGCCCCATGCCCAAGATCACCGGCAAGGGAAAAGGCGCGGCGCTCATGCGCAACGTCGGCGCGACCGCGTTGATCCTCCGCGCCCTGCGCAAGGCGGTGAGCGTGCCGCTCACCGTGAAGATCCGCGGCGGCTGGGACGACGAGCACCTGAACGCGGTCGAGGTCGCCCAGATGGCGGAGTCGGAAGGGGTCGACGCCATCACGGTGCACCCGCGCTCGCGCTCGCAGCGCTTCACCGGCAAGGCCCCCTGGACGATCATCGGCGAGGTGGTGCGCGCCGTCTCGATCCCGGTCACCGGCAACGGCGACGTGCACTCGATGGCGGAGGCGCGGCGCATGGCCGTCGAGACCGGCTGCGGCTCGGTGATGATCGGGCGCGGCGCGCTCGGCCGCCCCTGGGTCTTCGACGAATGCTTCGACGCGCTCTCGCCCGAGAGCCAGCGCGCCTCCAAGGCCCGGGTGATCGCGCGGCACGTGGGGCTGATCCGCGCTCAGTTCAACGAGAAGTACGCGCTGGTGCAGATGAAGAAGCACCTGGCGTGGTACACGGAAGGCCTCGGCCACGCCACCGAGTGCCGCGCCCGCATCTTCCAGACGCGGTCGCCCGAAGAAGTGTGGGACCTGTTCCAGTCCTACTGGGACCGCCCGCGCCCGGAGACCTCCCAGACCGCCTCGACCTTGTCGCCCCGCATGGCGTAGATCCGGTCGTAGAGGTTGATGGTCGGGTCGCAGTGCGGCGGGAAGAACTCGATCAGCTGGCCGAGCCTGGGCAGCCGTCCCGGCTCGGTGGTCATGAGCCGGCCGTGCTCGTCGCCCGCCCAGGAGTACTCGACGCCGGGCCACTCGACGGCCTCCGGCACGAACGGGCGATCGGTGGAGAAGGCCTTGAAGCCGCCGTCCACCATCGCCATCTCGGCGGTCGGCACGCTCACCACGGTGGTCAGCACGGTCAGCGCCATCTCGAAGTCGTCGTAGGCCGCCCCGCGCGGGCTGCCGATGCGCCGGTAATCCAGGTCCATCACGCAGTACGAGCCGGACTGCAGCTCGGTGAGGCCTGGGAGCTCGACGTCGATGTTGAACGTGCCGCTCGAGCCGCCGGTCACGATGTCCACCGGCATGCCGTGCTTCTCGAACAGCTCGCGCGTCTTCATGAGCCGGCCCATCCAGCGCCGCGATGTGCGGCGCCGCTCCTCGAAGCCCATCACGTGCGCGCAGTGGCCCGCGTAGCCCTGCAGCCCCCGCAGGTGCAGCGCCGGGTGCGCCATCACCTGGCGGCCCAGGTCGCGCGCGGACTCGCCGGGCTGGATGCCGGTGCGGCGGCCCCCCACGTCCACGTCCACCAGCACGTTCAGCACGAGGCCGGCCCGGGCCACCGCGTCGCCCAGCTCGCGCACGTTGTCGGGGTTGTCCACCACCACGAGGGTCTCCGGCTGCCGCCGCAGCACCCCGAGGAGCCGGCCGATCTTCTCGGGCCCGACCACCTCGGTGGTGATGAGGAGATTGCGCACGCCGGCCGCGGCCATCACCTCGGCCTCGCCCACCTTCGCCACGCAGACGCCCACCGCGCCGGCCGCCACCTGGCGACGGGCGATCTCCGGACACTTGTGCGTCTTGGCGTGCGGGCGGATCTTCTTGCCGGCTGCCTTCACGTGGGCAGCCATCTTGGCGACATTACGCTCGAAGCGGTCCAGATCCAGCAACAGTGCGGGGGTCGGAATCTCGGCGCGAGTCATGGCGGGGGGAGCATAGCACGCGGCGCGACGAGCCCGCCGAGGGCGTCTTCGCGCCGCGGTCTTCGAGCGCGTCCGGGACGGTGCGAGCGGCTACGTGCGCGGCGCCCACTGCGTCTGGAACGACTGCACGCGGCGGCGCGCCGCCCCGTCGCCCGAGCGCTCCGCGAGGTCGGTGGCCACGGCCAGCGCCTGCTTCACCACCGCCTGGTCACCGAGGCGCCCGAAGGCGTCGCCGGCCGTGAGCACCCCATCGAGTGACCCCTGGCGCCGCGCGCGCAGGAGCGCGGTGAGATACGCGCGCCGGGCGTGGGCCTCCGAGACCTGCGTCCCCACGAGACCGCTCGCCCGCATCGCCGCATCGCCGACCGCGATCATGGCCGGCCAGCCGCGGCTCACGTGAGCGGCCACGTACGCCTCGCGCCAGGCCGCTTGGGCCGTGAAGGCGTCACCGCGCTTGAGCGCCTGGTCCATGTCGGCGATCCGGGCGGCCCAGTCCAGCCGATCCGGCTCGGCCGAAACCGTGGACACGATGGACAGCCCCATGGCGACGATCAGCGTGAGCAGGACGAGCGGTGCGATCTGGATCTGTCGTGGCATATGCGGCTCCTCGCGATGGTCGTGCATCCGGCCATGACGCGTAGCACCAGGCATGCCACCGGCCAAGTCACTGAAAATTCGGAGAAGCAGAGGGTACGACGTCGCCGTGGAGCCGGGTATGACGCCCGAACACGGCAGAATGCCTGCCGGGGAGCGGCCGGTCGGCCGCGCCGCTACGAGGGCTCGATGCTCACCTGGTCGGGCAGTTCGTTGACGTCGTCCGGCCGGCGCGGGAAGTGGCGCCGCAGGGCGGACCCCACCTCGCCGACGGCGTGGACGAGCCCCTCGCGCGCCCGCGCCTGGCGGAAGTGGCCCAGCGCGGTCTCCACCAGCCGCTCCCAGTAGGCCTGCCCCACCCGCTCGTCGATGCCGCGGTCGCCGATCACCGCGAGCTTGTGATCCTCGATGCTCACGTAGATCAGTACGCCGTGACGCTCGGCCGTGCGCTGCATGCCGAGCCGCTCGAAGACCTCGACCGCGCGCGTCATCGCATCCCCGGGGCAGCTCGCGTCGAGATGCACGCGGACCTCCGCCGAGGTGGCGGCCTCCGCGGAGGCGATCGCCGCTCCCACCGCCTCCAGGTCGGCGTCGCTCAGGAACGCGCGCA is a window from the Candidatus Methylomirabilota bacterium genome containing:
- a CDS encoding DSD1 family PLP-dependent enzyme — translated: MTRAEIPTPALLLDLDRFERNVAKMAAHVKAAGKKIRPHAKTHKCPEIARRQVAAGAVGVCVAKVGEAEVMAAAGVRNLLITTEVVGPEKIGRLLGVLRRQPETLVVVDNPDNVRELGDAVARAGLVLNVLVDVDVGGRRTGIQPGESARDLGRQVMAHPALHLRGLQGYAGHCAHVMGFEERRRTSRRWMGRLMKTRELFEKHGMPVDIVTGGSSGTFNIDVELPGLTELQSGSYCVMDLDYRRIGSPRGAAYDDFEMALTVLTTVVSVPTAEMAMVDGGFKAFSTDRPFVPEAVEWPGVEYSWAGDEHGRLMTTEPGRLPRLGQLIEFFPPHCDPTINLYDRIYAMRGDKVEAVWEVSGRGRSQ
- a CDS encoding TPM domain-containing protein gives rise to the protein MARHPRWVRAFLSDADLEAVGAAIASAEAATSAEVRVHLDASCPGDAMTRAVEVFERLGMQRTAERHGVLIYVSIEDHKLAVIGDRGIDERVGQAYWERLVETALGHFRQARAREGLVHAVGEVGSALRRHFPRRPDDVNELPDQVSIEPS
- the dusB gene encoding tRNA dihydrouridine synthase DusB → MKIGPVELTALARLAPMAGITNAPFRLIARECGSALTTSEEMDAAALLTGHPHADAIAAYYPEERPLAMQLLGKDADLLARAAERCQTLGADIVDLNMGCPMPKITGKGKGAALMRNVGATALILRALRKAVSVPLTVKIRGGWDDEHLNAVEVAQMAESEGVDAITVHPRSRSQRFTGKAPWTIIGEVVRAVSIPVTGNGDVHSMAEARRMAVETGCGSVMIGRGALGRPWVFDECFDALSPESQRASKARVIARHVGLIRAQFNEKYALVQMKKHLAWYTEGLGHATECRARIFQTRSPEEVWDLFQSYWDRPRPETSQTASTLSPRMA
- a CDS encoding thermonuclease family protein; translation: MRTVDGDTIQVRLASGVEKVRYIGIDTPEVHHPTRGEEPGGRAATEVNRRLVGNRAVRLEPDVQARDRYGRLLAYVWVTGPDGAEIMVNAELVRLGYAAVLTVPPNVRHAELFRKLAAEAREQHRGLWAP